A single genomic interval of Stenotrophomonas sp. ZAC14D1_NAIMI4_1 harbors:
- a CDS encoding RodZ domain-containing protein, whose amino-acid sequence MIDDQTVSALDTAAGCGTRLRQAREAAGLTLDDVGQRLRMPVQVVKSLEEEQWQKLGAPVFVRGQLRSYARLLNVDISQLLEQAQVGAVVPPTLVSHTHTPRARRIAENLGRRMLYVGITAVLAVPVWFATRGHFDNTPSAPNTASLDAIPAAVPVAPATVGSEPAARSEPAAVAAKPAATPYVASLAPVPRPAPAAAATANLDMQFSGDSWVDIAGPDGGSVEKALIKAGETRSFTPGQVSRVTLGNASAVQVQQNGAIVDLTPYQRANVARFQVSSEGSVVPVSH is encoded by the coding sequence GTGATTGATGACCAGACTGTGAGCGCTCTCGATACTGCGGCCGGCTGCGGCACCCGCCTGCGCCAGGCCCGAGAGGCGGCCGGACTGACCCTTGATGATGTCGGCCAGCGCCTGCGCATGCCGGTCCAGGTGGTCAAGTCGCTTGAAGAAGAACAGTGGCAGAAGCTCGGCGCCCCGGTGTTCGTCCGCGGCCAGCTGCGCAGCTATGCGCGCCTGCTGAACGTGGATATCAGCCAGCTGCTGGAGCAGGCCCAGGTCGGCGCGGTGGTTCCGCCCACCCTGGTCAGCCATACCCATACCCCGCGTGCCCGCCGCATCGCCGAGAACCTCGGCCGCCGCATGCTGTATGTCGGCATCACCGCGGTGCTGGCGGTGCCGGTGTGGTTTGCCACCCGCGGCCACTTCGACAACACCCCGTCCGCGCCGAACACGGCCTCGCTGGACGCGATTCCGGCGGCCGTGCCGGTCGCCCCAGCCACCGTCGGCAGCGAGCCGGCAGCGCGTAGCGAGCCGGCGGCGGTTGCTGCCAAGCCGGCGGCCACGCCGTACGTGGCGTCGCTGGCCCCGGTGCCGCGCCCAGCCCCGGCCGCTGCGGCCACCGCCAACCTGGACATGCAGTTCAGTGGCGACAGCTGGGTCGATATTGCTGGTCCGGATGGCGGCTCCGTCGAGAAGGCGCTCATCAAGGCCGGCGAGACCCGCAGCTTCACCCCGGGCCAGGTGAGCCGCGTGACCCTGGGCAATGCCTCGGCGGTCCAGGTTCAGCAGAACGGCGCTATCGTCGATCTGACCCCCTACCAGCGAGCCAACGTGGCCCGCTTTCAGGTATCCTCTGAAGGCTCCGTTGTCCCGGTTTCACACTGA
- the ndk gene encoding nucleoside-diphosphate kinase has translation MALERTLSIIKPDAVAKNVIGEIYARFEKAGLKVVAAKYKQLSRREAEGFYAVHRERPFFNALVEFMISGPVMIQALEGENAVLAHRDLLGATNPKEAAAGTIRADFAESIDANAAHGSDSVENAAIEIAYFFAATEVVSR, from the coding sequence ATGGCGCTGGAGCGCACCCTTTCGATCATCAAGCCGGACGCCGTTGCCAAGAACGTCATCGGCGAAATCTACGCCCGCTTCGAGAAGGCCGGCCTGAAGGTCGTGGCCGCCAAGTACAAGCAGCTGTCGCGTCGTGAAGCCGAAGGCTTCTACGCCGTGCACCGCGAGCGTCCGTTCTTCAACGCGCTGGTCGAGTTCATGATCTCCGGCCCGGTGATGATCCAGGCCCTGGAAGGCGAGAACGCCGTCCTGGCCCACCGCGACCTGCTGGGCGCCACCAACCCGAAGGAAGCCGCTGCGGGCACCATTCGCGCCGACTTCGCCGAATCCATCGATGCCAATGCCGCCCACGGCTCGGACTCGGTCGAGAATGCCGCGATTGAAATCGCCTACTTCTTCGCCGCCACCGAAGTCGTCTCGCGCTGA
- the rlmN gene encoding 23S rRNA (adenine(2503)-C(2))-methyltransferase RlmN, whose product MNEVVQSPAIQPLPKSAPTAGKQNLLDLDRAGLEKFFVEVLGEKKFRAHQVMKWIHHRYVTDFDEMTDLGKVLRAKLQAHAEVLVPNIVFDKPSADGTHKWLLAMGVDGKNAIETVYIPDKTRGTLCVSSQVGCGLNCTFCSTATQGFNRNLTTAEIIGQVWVAARHLGNVPHQMRRLTNVVMMGMGEPLMNFDNVVRAMSVMRDDLGYGLANKRVTLSTSGLVPQIDRLSTESDVSLAVSLHAPNDALRETLVPLNKKYPIAELMASCARYLRANKRRESVTFEYTLMKGINDKPEHARELARLMRQFDNAVQAKDSGKVNLIPFNPFPGTRYERSEEAHIRAFQKILLDSNVLTMVRRTRGDDIDAACGQLKGQVMDRTRRQAEFNKTLQAGKGSDAAA is encoded by the coding sequence GTGAACGAGGTCGTACAGTCCCCCGCCATCCAGCCGCTGCCGAAGTCGGCACCCACGGCTGGCAAGCAGAACCTGCTCGACCTCGATCGCGCGGGCCTGGAGAAGTTTTTCGTCGAGGTTCTCGGCGAGAAGAAGTTCCGTGCCCATCAGGTGATGAAGTGGATCCACCATCGCTACGTCACCGATTTCGATGAAATGACCGACCTCGGCAAGGTCCTGCGCGCCAAGCTGCAGGCTCATGCCGAGGTGCTGGTTCCCAACATCGTGTTCGACAAGCCCTCCGCCGACGGCACCCACAAGTGGCTGCTGGCGATGGGCGTGGATGGCAAGAACGCCATCGAGACCGTGTACATCCCCGACAAGACCCGCGGCACGCTGTGCGTGTCCTCGCAGGTCGGTTGCGGCCTGAACTGCACGTTCTGCTCCACCGCCACCCAGGGCTTCAACCGCAACCTGACCACCGCCGAGATCATCGGCCAGGTGTGGGTTGCCGCACGCCACCTGGGCAACGTGCCGCACCAGATGCGCCGCCTCACCAACGTGGTGATGATGGGCATGGGCGAGCCGCTGATGAATTTCGACAACGTCGTGCGCGCCATGAGCGTGATGCGCGACGATCTGGGCTACGGCCTGGCCAACAAGCGCGTGACCCTGTCGACCTCCGGCCTGGTGCCGCAGATCGACCGCCTGTCCACCGAAAGCGACGTGTCGCTGGCGGTGTCGCTGCACGCGCCGAACGATGCGCTGCGCGAGACCCTTGTTCCGCTCAACAAGAAGTACCCGATCGCCGAGCTGATGGCTTCGTGCGCACGCTACCTGCGCGCCAACAAGCGCCGCGAATCGGTCACCTTCGAATACACCCTGATGAAGGGCATCAACGACAAGCCCGAGCATGCCCGCGAGCTGGCCCGCCTCATGCGCCAGTTCGACAACGCGGTGCAGGCCAAGGATTCGGGCAAGGTCAACCTGATCCCGTTCAATCCGTTCCCCGGCACCCGCTACGAGCGTTCGGAAGAAGCGCACATCCGCGCCTTCCAGAAGATCCTGCTCGACAGCAACGTGCTGACGATGGTCCGCCGCACCCGTGGCGACGATATCGATGCCGCCTGCGGCCAGCTCAAGGGCCAGGTGATGGACCGTACCCGCCGCCAGGCAGAGTTCAACAAGACGTTGCAGGCAGGGAAGGGGAGCGATGCGGCCGCGTGA
- a CDS encoding acetyl-CoA C-acyltransferase, whose amino-acid sequence MTKQIQDAYIVAATRTPVGKAPKGMFRNTRPDDMLAHVLRSVVAQAPGVDVNRIDDAIIGCAMPEAEQGMNVARIGVLLAGLPNTIAAQTVNRFCSSGLQAVAQAADAIRLGNADLMLAGGTESMSMVPMMGNKIAMAPSVFDNDHVAIAYGMGITAEKVAEEWKVSREDQDAFALASHQKAMAAIQNGEFKDEISPYEIVSHLPDLADGHRIITRNKVADTDEGPRPDSSAEGLAKLRPVFRNGQFGGTVTAGNSSQMSDGAGAVLLASEQAIKDYGLTPLARFVSFSVAGVRPEVMGIGPIAAIPKALKQAGLTQDQLDWIELNEAFAAQSLAVIRDCGLDPSKVNPLGGAIALGHPLGATGAIRTATLLHGLRRRQQKYGMVTMCIGTGMGAAGIFEAL is encoded by the coding sequence ATGACCAAGCAAATCCAGGACGCCTACATCGTCGCCGCCACCCGCACCCCGGTCGGCAAGGCGCCCAAGGGCATGTTCCGCAACACCCGCCCCGATGACATGCTTGCGCACGTGCTGCGCAGCGTCGTCGCCCAGGCCCCGGGCGTGGACGTTAACCGCATCGATGACGCGATCATCGGCTGCGCCATGCCGGAAGCCGAGCAGGGCATGAACGTGGCCCGCATCGGCGTGCTGCTGGCCGGCCTGCCGAACACGATTGCCGCGCAGACCGTGAACCGCTTCTGCTCCTCCGGCCTGCAGGCCGTGGCGCAGGCCGCCGACGCGATCCGCCTGGGCAACGCCGACCTGATGCTGGCCGGTGGCACCGAGTCGATGTCGATGGTGCCGATGATGGGCAACAAGATCGCGATGGCCCCGAGCGTGTTCGACAACGACCACGTTGCCATCGCCTACGGCATGGGCATCACCGCCGAGAAGGTGGCCGAAGAGTGGAAGGTCTCGCGCGAAGACCAGGACGCCTTTGCCCTGGCCTCGCACCAGAAGGCCATGGCCGCCATCCAGAACGGCGAGTTCAAGGATGAGATCAGCCCGTACGAGATCGTCTCGCACCTGCCGGACCTGGCCGATGGCCATCGCATCATCACCCGCAACAAGGTGGCCGACACCGACGAAGGCCCGCGCCCGGATTCCTCGGCCGAAGGCCTGGCCAAGCTGCGCCCGGTGTTCCGCAACGGCCAGTTCGGCGGCACGGTCACTGCCGGCAACTCTTCGCAGATGAGCGATGGCGCCGGCGCCGTGCTGCTGGCGTCGGAGCAGGCAATCAAGGATTACGGCCTGACCCCGCTGGCGCGTTTCGTCAGCTTCTCGGTGGCCGGCGTGCGTCCGGAAGTGATGGGCATCGGCCCGATCGCCGCGATCCCGAAGGCACTGAAGCAGGCCGGCCTGACCCAGGACCAGCTGGACTGGATCGAGCTCAACGAAGCCTTCGCCGCGCAGTCGCTGGCGGTGATCCGCGATTGCGGCCTGGACCCGAGCAAGGTCAACCCGCTGGGCGGCGCGATTGCCTTGGGTCACCCGCTGGGCGCGACCGGCGCGATCCGTACCGCAACCCTGCTGCACGGCCTGCGTCGTCGCCAGCAGAAGTACGGCATGGTGACGATGTGCATCGGCACCGGCATGGGCGCGGCGGGTATTTTCGAGGCGCTGTAA
- a CDS encoding TetR family transcriptional regulator, producing the protein MAKPAHFSTKDRILGAAEELFALHGFAGTSLRQVTSQADVNIAAVNYHFGSKENLVNEVFRRRMDEMTSVRLAQLERARSEHPGQLRPVLAAFVEPALAMAQDRQSGGAFVRVIARAYAEKNDNLRKFLSDHYGHVLRAFGKAIAECVPGLSKEELYWRLDFLAGSLTYAMADFGLIKRPAGVTEAAHRAHAAHELIHFAEAGFRAAARGSALPASP; encoded by the coding sequence ATGGCCAAGCCCGCCCACTTCTCGACCAAGGACCGGATCCTCGGGGCCGCCGAGGAGCTGTTCGCCCTGCATGGCTTCGCCGGCACCTCGCTGCGCCAGGTCACCAGCCAGGCCGACGTCAACATCGCGGCGGTCAACTACCACTTCGGCTCCAAGGAAAACCTGGTCAACGAGGTGTTCCGCCGGCGCATGGACGAGATGACCAGCGTGCGCCTGGCCCAGCTCGAACGCGCCCGCAGCGAACACCCCGGGCAGCTGCGCCCGGTGCTGGCCGCCTTCGTCGAGCCGGCCCTGGCCATGGCCCAGGACCGGCAGAGCGGTGGGGCCTTTGTGCGGGTGATCGCCCGCGCCTACGCCGAAAAGAACGACAACCTGCGCAAGTTCCTGTCCGACCACTACGGCCACGTGCTGCGCGCGTTCGGCAAGGCCATCGCCGAGTGCGTGCCGGGCCTGAGCAAGGAAGAGCTGTACTGGCGCCTGGATTTCCTGGCCGGTTCGCTCACCTATGCAATGGCCGATTTCGGCCTGATCAAGCGACCCGCAGGTGTCACCGAAGCGGCGCATCGTGCCCATGCCGCCCACGAACTGATCCATTTCGCCGAAGCCGGGTTCCGCGCCGCCGCACGCGGCAGCGCCCTGCCCGCTTCTCCGTGA
- a CDS encoding tetratricopeptide repeat protein produces MAIDDLLDEHEQSERVRSWLRKNGASIIGGVAIAIGAIAGWQWYQTNQGGKLASANVEYQKALVGLQDNKLDDAAKAVKALEAGPNSIYGDLAALQLAKAQVDAGKNEEALATLRGVKVEGDLQRVVDQRVARLLVATGKSDEAIKLLGSATDSGSLEIQGDALLAQGKRDAAREQYEKALKTLDVAAPQRRVLETKVMDAGGTVAAPAESV; encoded by the coding sequence ATGGCGATCGACGATCTGCTCGACGAGCACGAACAAAGTGAACGTGTCCGCAGCTGGCTGCGGAAGAATGGCGCCAGCATCATCGGTGGCGTAGCGATCGCCATCGGCGCCATTGCCGGCTGGCAGTGGTACCAGACCAACCAGGGCGGCAAGCTGGCCTCGGCCAACGTCGAGTACCAGAAGGCGCTGGTCGGCCTGCAGGACAACAAGCTGGACGACGCTGCCAAGGCGGTCAAGGCGCTGGAGGCTGGCCCGAACAGCATCTATGGCGACCTGGCGGCCCTGCAGCTGGCCAAGGCCCAGGTCGATGCCGGCAAGAACGAAGAAGCACTGGCCACCCTGCGCGGCGTGAAGGTCGAAGGCGACCTGCAGCGCGTGGTTGACCAGCGCGTGGCCCGCCTGCTGGTGGCCACCGGCAAGAGCGACGAGGCGATCAAGCTGCTTGGCAGCGCGACGGACAGCGGCAGCCTGGAAATCCAGGGCGATGCACTGCTGGCGCAGGGCAAGCGAGATGCGGCCCGTGAACAGTATGAGAAGGCGCTTAAGACGCTGGACGTGGCAGCACCGCAGCGGCGCGTGCTGGAAACCAAGGTTATGGACGCTGGCGGCACCGTCGCCGCCCCTGCGGAGTCGGTTTGA
- a CDS encoding 3-hydroxyacyl-CoA dehydrogenase/enoyl-CoA hydratase family protein, whose protein sequence is MSNSLLVRRAAVLGAGVMGAQIAAHLTNAGVDTVLFDLPAKEGPADGIVLKAIANLGKLSPAPLASKSLAEAITPANYESSLDQLKDCDLIIEAIAERMDWKQDLYKKIAPFVADHAVLASNTSGLGINKLADVLPEQLRHRFCGVHFFNPPRYMHLAELIPASTTDASVLEGLEEFLVTTLGKGVVYAKDTPNFIGNRIGVFSILSTIHHTQQFGLGFDEVDGLTGPLVGRPKSATYRTSDVVGLDTMAHVIKTMGDTLPNDPWHEFFKSPKWLDALIAKGALGQKTGAGIFRKVGKDIVVLDLEKQDYRPADRTAAPEVVEILKIKNPAEKFAKLRESQHPQAQFLWATFRDLFHYSAYHLADIAETARDVDLAIRWGYGWSLGPFETWQAAGWKQVAQWIADDIVAGKSMSSAPLPDWVFDGRDGVHAAEGSYSPSRNAKLPRSSLPVYQRQRFPDPLLGEKFAPGETVFENDGLRMWHDGDGIAVVSFKTKMNTVSDQVLDGLQECVSRAEKDFQGLVIWQQKEPFSAGADLAGALGLLQAGKVDQFEEMVANFQRTSQRIKYSLVPVVAAVRGLALGGGCEFQMHSAKTVAFLESYIGLVEAGVGLLPAGGGLKELAVRASQAAGPGGDVFAELKKTFETVAMAKVSNSAVNAQELGLLRSTDKVVFNSYEALYIAKAEARALAEAGYRPPLPARRIQVAGDVGIATFKMMLVNMLEGRFISPYDYEIAERIATVLCGGKVDRGTLVDEEWLLTLERKHFVELAQQEKTQARIAHMLKTGKPLRN, encoded by the coding sequence ATGTCCAATTCCCTGCTAGTCCGCCGCGCCGCCGTGCTGGGTGCCGGCGTCATGGGTGCCCAGATCGCCGCCCACCTCACCAACGCTGGCGTCGACACCGTGCTGTTCGACCTGCCTGCGAAGGAAGGCCCGGCCGACGGCATCGTGCTGAAGGCGATCGCCAACCTCGGCAAGCTGAGCCCGGCGCCGCTGGCCAGCAAGTCGCTGGCCGAAGCCATCACCCCGGCCAACTACGAGTCGAGCCTGGACCAGCTGAAGGACTGCGACCTGATCATCGAGGCCATCGCCGAGCGCATGGACTGGAAGCAGGACCTGTACAAGAAGATCGCCCCGTTCGTGGCCGACCACGCGGTGCTGGCCTCCAACACTTCGGGCCTGGGCATCAACAAGCTGGCCGACGTGCTGCCCGAGCAGCTGCGCCACCGCTTCTGCGGCGTGCACTTCTTCAACCCGCCGCGCTACATGCACCTGGCCGAACTGATCCCGGCCAGCACCACCGACGCCTCCGTGCTGGAAGGCCTGGAAGAATTCCTGGTCACCACCCTGGGCAAGGGCGTGGTGTACGCCAAGGACACCCCGAACTTCATCGGCAACCGCATCGGCGTGTTCTCGATCCTGTCCACCATCCACCACACCCAGCAGTTCGGCCTGGGCTTCGATGAAGTGGACGGCCTGACCGGTCCGCTGGTCGGCCGCCCGAAGTCGGCCACCTACCGCACCTCCGACGTGGTCGGCCTGGACACCATGGCCCACGTCATCAAGACCATGGGCGACACCCTGCCCAACGACCCGTGGCATGAGTTCTTCAAGTCGCCGAAGTGGCTGGACGCGTTGATCGCCAAGGGCGCGCTGGGCCAGAAGACCGGCGCGGGCATCTTCCGCAAGGTCGGCAAGGACATCGTCGTGCTGGACCTGGAAAAGCAGGATTACCGCCCGGCCGACCGCACTGCCGCACCGGAAGTGGTCGAGATCCTGAAGATCAAAAACCCGGCCGAGAAGTTCGCCAAGCTGCGCGAAAGCCAGCACCCGCAGGCGCAGTTCCTGTGGGCGACCTTCCGCGATCTGTTCCACTACAGCGCTTACCACCTGGCCGACATCGCCGAGACCGCGCGCGACGTCGACCTCGCCATCCGCTGGGGCTACGGCTGGTCGCTGGGCCCGTTCGAAACCTGGCAGGCTGCCGGCTGGAAGCAGGTCGCGCAGTGGATCGCCGATGACATCGTCGCCGGCAAGAGCATGAGCAGCGCCCCGCTGCCGGACTGGGTGTTCGATGGCCGCGACGGCGTGCATGCCGCCGAAGGCAGCTACAGCCCGTCGCGCAACGCCAAGCTGCCGCGCTCGTCGCTGCCGGTGTACCAGCGCCAGCGTTTCCCGGATCCGCTGCTGGGCGAGAAGTTCGCCCCGGGCGAGACCGTGTTCGAGAACGACGGCCTGCGCATGTGGCATGACGGCGACGGCATCGCCGTGGTCAGCTTCAAGACCAAGATGAACACCGTCTCCGACCAGGTGCTGGACGGCCTGCAGGAATGCGTCAGCCGCGCCGAGAAGGACTTCCAGGGCCTGGTGATCTGGCAGCAGAAGGAACCCTTCTCCGCCGGTGCCGACCTGGCCGGTGCCCTCGGCCTGCTGCAGGCCGGCAAGGTCGACCAGTTCGAGGAAATGGTTGCCAACTTCCAGCGCACCAGCCAGCGCATCAAGTACTCGCTGGTGCCGGTGGTGGCTGCCGTGCGCGGCCTGGCCCTGGGTGGCGGCTGCGAGTTCCAGATGCACAGCGCCAAGACTGTCGCCTTCCTGGAAAGCTACATCGGCCTGGTCGAGGCCGGCGTCGGCCTGCTGCCGGCCGGTGGCGGCCTGAAGGAACTGGCCGTGCGCGCCTCGCAGGCCGCAGGCCCGGGCGGTGACGTGTTCGCCGAACTGAAGAAGACCTTCGAGACCGTGGCGATGGCCAAGGTGTCCAACTCGGCGGTCAACGCCCAGGAACTGGGCCTGCTGCGCAGCACCGACAAGGTGGTGTTCAACAGCTATGAAGCGCTGTACATCGCCAAGGCCGAAGCCCGTGCGCTGGCCGAAGCCGGCTACCGCCCGCCGCTGCCGGCACGCCGCATCCAGGTTGCCGGTGACGTGGGTATCGCCACCTTCAAGATGATGCTGGTGAACATGCTGGAAGGCCGTTTCATCAGCCCGTACGACTACGAGATCGCCGAGCGCATCGCCACCGTGCTGTGTGGCGGCAAGGTCGACCGCGGCACCCTGGTGGACGAAGAGTGGCTGCTGACCCTGGAGCGCAAGCACTTCGTCGAACTGGCCCAGCAGGAAAAGACCCAGGCCCGCATCGCGCACATGCTGAAGACCGGCAAGCCGCTGCGGAACTGA
- the galU gene encoding UTP--glucose-1-phosphate uridylyltransferase GalU has protein sequence MSKRIRKAVFPVAGLGTRFLPATKTVPKEMLPIIDRPLIQYAVDEAIEAGCDTLIFITNRYKHAVADYFDKAYELEQKLERAGKHEQLEMIRHVLPEGVRAIFVTQAEALGLGHAVLCAKSVIGDEPFAVLLPDDLIWNRGDGALKQMADLNEASGASVIAVEDVPHENTASYGIVATEAFDGRKGRISQIVEKPKPEDAPSDLAVVGRYVLSPKIFELLESTGTGAGGEIQLTDAIASLLATDEVDAYRFEGTRFDCGTHLGLVEATIRFALENKKLAKPARAKLTEMLAEE, from the coding sequence ATGAGCAAGCGAATTCGTAAGGCGGTTTTTCCAGTGGCAGGGCTCGGGACGCGCTTTTTGCCGGCAACCAAGACGGTTCCGAAGGAAATGCTGCCGATCATCGATCGTCCGCTTATCCAATACGCTGTTGACGAGGCCATCGAGGCCGGTTGCGACACCCTGATTTTCATCACCAACCGCTACAAGCACGCCGTTGCCGATTATTTCGACAAGGCCTACGAGCTGGAACAGAAGCTGGAACGTGCGGGCAAGCACGAGCAGCTGGAGATGATCCGCCACGTGCTGCCTGAAGGTGTGCGTGCGATCTTCGTCACCCAGGCCGAGGCGCTGGGACTGGGCCATGCCGTGCTGTGTGCGAAGTCGGTGATCGGTGACGAACCGTTTGCGGTGCTGCTGCCCGACGATCTGATCTGGAACCGTGGCGACGGCGCGCTGAAGCAGATGGCTGACCTCAACGAGGCCAGCGGTGCGAGCGTGATCGCAGTGGAAGACGTGCCGCACGAGAACACCGCCAGCTACGGCATCGTGGCGACCGAAGCGTTCGATGGCCGCAAGGGCCGTATTTCGCAGATCGTGGAGAAGCCGAAGCCCGAGGACGCGCCGAGCGATCTGGCGGTGGTCGGCCGTTACGTGCTGAGCCCGAAGATCTTCGAGCTGCTGGAATCCACCGGCACCGGTGCCGGCGGCGAGATCCAGCTGACTGATGCGATCGCTTCGCTGCTGGCGACCGACGAAGTGGATGCGTACCGCTTCGAAGGCACCCGTTTTGACTGTGGTACCCATCTGGGCCTGGTCGAAGCGACGATCCGTTTCGCGCTGGAGAACAAGAAGCTGGCGAAGCCGGCGCGCGCGAAGCTGACGGAGATGCTGGCGGAAGAGTGA
- a CDS encoding tetratricopeptide repeat protein — MRPRDRLWPVLIAGVLAVSASGCSKTVKSQLPDEYTRGGDIAPERHVRDSPGVREEFRYQDQLALAARDMQVGNLDEAEHKVRQALKARPKGVDAVMLMAGIDERRGRSEKAGEGFRRATELAPQRADVLNNYGAWLCQHGSAAESLLWFDRSLQLPGNASAGGAMANAGRCALDAGQVERAERDLRAALVMVPANPVALEAMAQLNFRRGQFFEARAFAERRIAAAPATRSVLQLASEIEARLGDQAASDRYLQRIRQEFPQDAGS; from the coding sequence ATGCGGCCGCGTGACCGCCTCTGGCCAGTCCTGATTGCAGGGGTGCTGGCCGTTTCGGCCAGTGGCTGCAGCAAGACCGTCAAGTCCCAGCTTCCCGACGAATACACCCGTGGCGGTGACATCGCCCCGGAACGCCACGTGCGTGATTCGCCCGGCGTGCGCGAGGAATTCCGTTACCAGGACCAGCTCGCCCTGGCCGCCCGCGACATGCAGGTGGGCAACCTCGACGAGGCCGAGCACAAGGTGCGCCAGGCCCTGAAGGCCCGGCCCAAGGGCGTGGACGCGGTGATGCTGATGGCCGGCATCGACGAGCGCCGTGGCCGCTCGGAGAAGGCCGGCGAGGGCTTCCGCCGTGCCACCGAGCTGGCCCCACAGCGCGCTGACGTACTCAACAATTACGGCGCCTGGCTGTGCCAGCACGGCAGTGCCGCCGAATCGCTGCTGTGGTTCGACCGTTCCCTGCAGCTGCCGGGCAATGCCTCCGCAGGCGGCGCGATGGCCAATGCCGGCCGCTGCGCGCTTGACGCCGGCCAGGTGGAACGCGCCGAGCGCGACCTGCGTGCGGCGCTGGTGATGGTGCCGGCCAACCCGGTCGCCCTCGAGGCGATGGCGCAGCTCAACTTCCGCCGTGGCCAGTTTTTCGAGGCGCGCGCCTTCGCCGAACGTAGGATTGCGGCTGCACCGGCCACACGTTCCGTGTTACAACTTGCGTCTGAAATCGAGGCGCGACTGGGCGATCAGGCGGCATCCGATCGTTACCTGCAGCGGATTCGACAGGAATTTCCGCAGGACGCGGGCTCCTAA
- the bamB gene encoding outer membrane protein assembly factor BamB: protein MSQKVMITRVASVLLLGMALTGCSTMKGWFAGKDAAAKKAQEPAELVKFEPTLKVNKAWSVNLGKGERRIGVRQGPAVANGHVFAAAITGGVHAIDLQTGKKVWTWEPQKEKKKAKLRLSGGPGVGENLVVIGTLDGQVIALDINDGSEKWRARVPGEVISAPAVSQGLVFVRSNDGRVTAFEASNGTQKWFNPSELPALTVRGNAPVVTGPGVLFIGKDDGAVAALAMQDGRTLWDQTVGSPEGRTELDRMADVDGAPVLEGNTLFVSSFKNQTMAIEGPTGRPLWARDHGGAGGVAVSSGNVFVTDPKGGVFGLDKTSGTAMWSQTGLARRSLTGPALQGDYVVVGDYKGYLHWLQASDGAMAARAKSGGDALLAQPVVVDGVLLVQNVDGKLTAFRLAN, encoded by the coding sequence ATGAGTCAGAAGGTCATGATTACGCGCGTCGCCTCCGTCCTGCTGCTGGGCATGGCACTGACCGGCTGCAGCACCATGAAGGGCTGGTTCGCCGGTAAGGACGCCGCCGCCAAGAAGGCGCAGGAGCCGGCGGAACTGGTCAAGTTCGAGCCGACCCTGAAGGTCAACAAGGCCTGGTCGGTCAACCTGGGCAAGGGCGAGCGCCGCATCGGCGTGCGCCAGGGCCCGGCGGTGGCCAATGGCCACGTGTTCGCCGCGGCGATCACCGGTGGCGTGCATGCCATCGACCTGCAGACCGGCAAGAAGGTCTGGACCTGGGAGCCGCAGAAGGAAAAGAAGAAGGCCAAGCTGCGCCTGTCCGGCGGCCCGGGTGTCGGCGAGAACCTGGTGGTCATCGGTACCCTCGATGGCCAGGTGATCGCGCTGGACATCAATGATGGCAGCGAGAAGTGGCGCGCCCGCGTGCCGGGCGAAGTGATCTCGGCCCCGGCCGTGTCGCAGGGCCTGGTGTTCGTGCGCAGCAATGATGGCCGCGTCACCGCGTTTGAAGCCTCCAACGGCACCCAGAAGTGGTTCAACCCCAGCGAGCTGCCGGCGCTGACCGTGCGCGGCAACGCGCCGGTGGTCACCGGCCCGGGCGTGCTGTTCATCGGCAAGGATGACGGCGCTGTCGCCGCCCTGGCCATGCAGGACGGCCGCACCCTGTGGGACCAGACCGTGGGCAGCCCTGAAGGCCGCACCGAGCTGGACCGCATGGCCGACGTCGACGGCGCACCGGTGCTGGAAGGCAACACGCTCTTCGTAAGCAGCTTCAAGAACCAGACCATGGCCATCGAAGGCCCGACCGGTCGCCCGCTGTGGGCGCGCGACCACGGCGGTGCCGGCGGCGTGGCGGTGTCTTCGGGCAATGTGTTCGTTACCGACCCCAAGGGCGGCGTGTTCGGCCTGGACAAGACCAGCGGCACCGCGATGTGGTCGCAGACCGGCCTGGCGCGTCGTTCGCTGACCGGTCCTGCGCTGCAGGGTGATTACGTGGTCGTCGGTGACTACAAGGGATACCTGCATTGGCTGCAGGCCTCCGACGGCGCGATGGCGGCGCGGGCCAAGAGCGGCGGTGATGCCCTTCTTGCCCAGCCAGTCGTCGTCGACGGGGTGCTGCTGGTGCAGAATGTTGATGGCAAGCTGACCGCATTCCGGTTGGCAAATTAA